The nucleotide window CATGAAAATCAGCCAGTGAGGCATTAAAGCATATCTGTAAATTCCAAGAAAGGTTATGGTTACACTCTTCGCCTCCCCCAACATCCCATGAATCGAGGATACGAACCAGTTCTTACAAGCAGACCACCACCACTTTTACAAAGTATAGGAACGACTATCATAAATTGCCTAACAAcacaaagctaaaaaaaaaaaaaaacaatcactaaGTTGTAGCACAGAATAACAAAGTTCATGAGCCACCATCAGAAGAAACATGAATGGTGCATGTTGGCAATTCGGAAAATCACATGAACTGCAAACAGTGGCCTCTGCTCAGATTTGTTGTGCCCTCTTTTCATCAGCTAGGCCAGCTGTAAGCTTCAGCGTGCATCTACTTCAGTAGATCAGATATTTTGCCaaatttcaatattttaagctAGAAAGATAAAGGAAGTTACATTAGGTAACAATTTACCATATACAACATCAAAAAGACGCAGCTCTCGAAAATTGTTCTTGCCATGACGTCCAAAAAGGCTGTACTGCAGTGCCAATTCATGGGACATGAGGAATGCCATCATTCTTCTGGTGGCATCATCCAATGAACTACCTCCTATTTCTCCAACCATAGCAATCTGAGTGTATGGGATGAAAAGcacaggaaagaaagaaaagaaatcagttaagaTAAGACAGCAGAATACATTTCAGTGCCAAATACAAACgtggatttgtttgtttgaactTACAACTCCAGACATGAACTCTGAGTCGCACAGCTTCTCGTTCATGGCTTGCACATCTTGGTTAGTGGTCAGTGAAAATACTGCTCCTTCAGGTGGTTCCAACACTGGCACGGCCGCTTTCTGCTTCATCAGTGTATTTAACATTTTGCTATGTACTTTCTGAGTGTCCTTCACTTCTTCGAGGAGAGTTACCAATTTTACAAACATGGCTCCTTCAatgtcactgtggctgctcaCACTTGAGGAAGAACTAGTGCTTGGGGTTGCACTGGGGCTTCCAACACTCGGTGTCACGCTGGGGCTCCGAACACTCAGGGTCGCGCTGGGGCTTCGAACACTCGGGGGCGTGCTGGGCCTCCGAACACTCGGGGTCATGCTGGGGCTTCGAACACTCGGGGTCATGCTGGGGCTTCGAACACTCAGGGCCGCACTGGAGCCACTCACTCTTGAGGCGATGCTAGGTTTATATCCTACTGCTGAATGACTGCCAAATTCAAGGGGAGGAGAAGGTGGCAATTCGTCCTCATCACATGAGTCAGCTTCCTCCTCACTTGATGAAAGAGCCTGGGCTTTTTTGGGTGGCCTACATTCAGGTAAAAGATATTTTAGCAAATAAAAAACTTAAAGGTTACTCATGCATAGCAATGTTTTAGTAAATATAATGGGACAACATTAGCATCAATCATCAATTATGCATTATTAATTATTGTAAAGAATTTGGTGTAAGACCCTAAAATGTGTCAGTATGGTCCAAGTACTACAGGTATGCATACACATAAGTTTAGGGAAGCACAATCAAATATGAGCCTACAATGGCCTATCACCGAATATTGTTAGTCATCGATATTGTTGTACATGTTGTTCAATATGATTCATGATGAAACTGTACAGTAACTGGCCCGGGACTAGAGATGAACTAGAAAAAGAAAGCATTTCCTGCAGAAAATGCGTGTGGATGCTGAAAGCAGCTGAACGCTATTGCTGAAGCAATGCTGAATGAGCTGAAGAAATTGTTGAAACAATGCTGAATTAGCTGAAGAATCTGCTGAAGCAATGTTGAAAAAGGCTAACACTAAAGCTGAGAACTCTAAATGACTTTAAAAGGGCTTAAAGCAGTAGAAACGTTAAAGAGGCGGAGTAACaaatataaatttaagtgtaataTTTGAAGAGTTTGAAAAGTTGAAATCTTGAAGAAGAAAGTGACATGCCTAACATGGCTGAAGAAACAAGTGAGAatagattaaaaagaaatgGCTGGAAATTACTTAAATTGTTGAAGAGTACTATGAAGAAATCGAAAAGTTGAAATCTTAAAACTGACAGCTTGAAAACATTGTTGAACATATGTATATTGATAAAGATTAAGCAATAAGAGTAAAAGTAGAACTTGTAAGCAGGGGACTGAATGACATGAAAAGTTTGAAAAATACCtgaatctgttttgtttttttaaagttagaGCCTACTCAAATACATTGTAAACTGACAGCAGAGGAACAATTTGTTGAAGCATGTAGACTAAGTATTAGCCGAGGAGTAAAATTAGAACAAGTAAGCAGCAAGTTTATTGGCGTGAAATGGTTGAAAAGTGCCTCTGTAGGTTAGGATAAGTGTAAACAAAGTTATAGATGTACTAGTCAAATAAAAGTgtatgagagagaaaaaaagagtgagagagagagtgagagacagacagactggaTTATAAAGATCTTATTGCTGACTTTGCAGCCAAGAAGGCAGGGAAAGTGGCTCTGACATGACCATTTTCCTTTGTTACAGTTACAGTGCAGTTAATAATGAGTTAAACTGGATGAGTTGAGAGCAGAAGTCCATTCAAAACAAAAGGGAGGTACATAGGTATGTACAATTAAGTCTGACCTGAGAGCTGTAAAGGTGttgtgtgtctgagagagagagagagagagagagagagagagagagagagagagagagagagggagagagagggagagagagagagagaaggagagagagaaagacagagagaatgtgtgtatctgtgagaatgaaagaaagaaagaaagaaagaaagaaagagttatacctgaataaataaataaataactagataaataaataaataaataaatagtttaaggtaaatgtaaaataaatgtgttacaAGTCTAAAAGAGGTGGAAAAGCCAGAAGTCAGGAAGAGAACATACTGAAGTGTGTGTAAGAGAAATAGATTGTTAGAGATGTTAGAGATACGAAATCATTCAGAGGATGATTAATGAACTgtaatcctgtgtgtgtgtgtgtgtgtgtgtgtgtgtgtgtgtgtgtgtgtttgcgtgagtgactgactgactgactgagtttttattcacaaaaaagAGAGATGCACAGTCACACCACAACCTGTACAAtccagacagaaagagagagagcttgtatgatagatagatagatagatagatagatagatagatagatagcttTCAGCATCCACactaaataatgaaaaaagatGTTTGGCCCAGTTGAAAAATCGAACAATTATTAAATCCCCAATGAAGTTAACAGTTCATTTCAGAGCTATGTTCAATTTTAGACAGtccaaaatgtgaaattataaTTCATCACACATGCGTCAGCCATGACAGGCAGGAAATTTTTAGTTATCATCTTGGCTGAAAATAATTCTGTaaaactgtcatttttttaatacagtTGCAACCCTACAACTGCCAATATACTACtacaaaactgtaaaatatgCAAAATCTTCCTTTAAATGTTGTGAAGGAAACTATAAAATTCCACTTTGGTTAGTAACAGGTTTAAGTACATTTACATTTCCTTTCTTTGTCGCTTCTTTGGTACATCATTGTCTGTTTGAAGATCAGATGTAACTTCTGCTCGTGCAAACTTACATCGAGCATCTCCATATGtatcttaaaaagacaaaaaaaagcatAGCTTAATCTAAATCTCATACAGCTTCAGACTTATCCCACTCCCccaaaatctgttttttacCTGCATTTCCAATTACACGCACACTGTATGTCGTCCATGAAGCATCTGGCTGGAGTTGCTGCTTAACTGCCTTAGTGATGTTTAGACTTAGGCCTGAGGGCCAAAAACAGTCCGTCTTGTCTTCATCAGTAAACCAACACGATGGGATTATATCCACTAGAGTCTTCCCTTCTCTTGATTCTTCATCTCTGAACTCCACGACGCTGAAGAGGGCCATGCTGCAATGTTCATAAGGTCAATCACTCGTCATGTAATTGTGGAAAAGCCACACACCCCTCTCGCACAGGAAGCAGTATGAGTTTTTTTGTTAAGTCAGTCACAGGCACACCATGAAGCTGGTCAGAGAGTTGTGTCACTGTTCTGATCCCCACACAAGATGAATCAATAGGGTAATCGTAAAAGCATCCTTGTCTCTCATAAAACTGACACACAGTGTACATAGCTCCTGATAACACCTCTAGAATATTCCTCACAACAGCAACTCTGCCCTCAACATCAAAGCAGTTGTTGCCTTTAGAGCAGGAAATAATATTTGCTTAATGTCTATACTTCTTGTACTGCATACGAGCAGGGAACTCTGGGAGAGTTGGACCATCGACATGTGGTTGTTGAAGCTTATTCCTCATTTTCTTTCCATTATCAAAAGGGATAGGTTTTTCACCTAAACGGCGTACAACTTGTTGAAGAGGATTTTGGGGCCTTCTTACCAGCCGTTTTAGTGTGCCGAGATAATTTTCAAAAGGGAAACATGAAACACTGTCTAGGGCACCAAACTTTCTTGCATCATCAGCCAGATGTACAAGACTGTGGGTGTTGTACACAAGGTGCTCTGatccatatacagtacaggccaaaagtttggacacaccttctcattcaatgcgttttctttattttcatgactatttacattgtagattctcactgaaggcatcaaaactatgaatgaacacatgtggagttatgtacttaacaaaaaaaaggtgaaataactgaaaacatgttttatattctagtttcttcaaaatagccaccctttgctctgattactgctttgcacactcttggcattctctccatgagcttcaagaggtagtcacctgaaatggttttccaacagtcttgaaggagttcccagaggtgtttagcacttgttggcccctttgccttcactctgcggtccagctcaccccaaaccatctcgattgggttcaggtccggtgactgtggaggccaggtcatctgcctcagcactccatcactctccttcttggtcaaatagcccttacacagcctggagatgtgtttggggtcattgtcctgttgaaaaataaatgatcgtccaactaaacgcaaaccggatgggatggcatgtcgctgcaggatgctgtggtagccatgctggttcagtgtgccttcaattttgaataaatccccaacagtgtcaccagcaaaacacccccacaccatcacacctcctcctccatgcttcacagtgggaaccaggcatgtggaatccatctgttcaccttttctgcgtctcacaaagacacggcggttggaaccaaagatctcaaatttggactcatcagaccaaagcacagatttccactggtctaatgtccattccttgtgtttcttggcccaaacaaatctcttctgcttgttgcctctccttagcagtggtttcctagcagctatttgaccatgaaggcctgattcgcgcagtctcctcttaacagttgttctagagatgggtctgctgctagaactctatgtggcattcatctggtctctgatctgagctgctgttaacttgcgatttctgaggctggtgactcggatgaacttattctcagaagcagaggtgactcttggtcttcctttcctgggtcggtcctcatgtgtgccagtttcgttgtagcgcttgatggtttttgcgactccacttggggacacatttaaagtttttgcaattttccggactgactgaccttcatttcttaaagtaatgatggccactcgtttttctttagttagctgattggttcttgccataatatgaattttaacagttgtccaatagggctgtcggctgtgtattaacctgacttctgcacaacacaactgatggtcccaaccccactgataaagcaagaaattccactaattaaccctgataaggcacacctgtgaagtggaaaccatttcaggtgactacctcttgaagctcatggagagaatgccaagagtgtgcaaagcagtaatcagagcaaagggtggctattttgaagaaactagaatataaaacatgttttcagttatttcacctttttttgttaagtacataactccacatgtgttcattcatagttttgatgccttcagtgagaatctacaatgtaaatagtcatgaaaataaagaaaacgcattgaatgagaaggtgtgtccaaacttttggcctgtactgtatcttaaCAAAGTTAGTCACATAACATTTCAATAGTTTGTCTGCATAGTCACAGTATTCAGAACACAGGGCTGGGCTGAGAAGAATTCTCATTGCTACCGACAGTAGCATAAAGTTCTTATACAGTCGTGTAGGTAAGCGTCCTTGTAGAACCACAGGGCCTGTATACAACAGAAATTGTCTGAATTCAGTGGCCTTCCACTGACTGTATTCCATAAGTGACCGTGGTTTTCGTGAAAAATTCCTTGGGAGATGTTCTCTAATTGATTTCAAATGGCCAGAGATAACGGTGATGGTGGCTGCAGAAACCCAACACCTTAAAGGTCCTTTGATCCACAGACTGACAAGTTTTCTCACATTTCCTAAGCAAACTAAATGCATGTAATCAAGTACAAAGCTTGACACCATCCCTATGCCCAGCTCTTGAAGGGATGAAACACCATGATGATGTTATTCATCCATCATATGTTTAAACTGTGCATCTGTTCTAAGTGGTGCTTTCAAATCAGGAAACACAACCTTATTGTCCATGCGAATCCCATGCTCTGTACAGCGTTCACAGGAGTTGTAACCAGAATGACCCTTGGTACATTTCAAGAAGGCACGGGCAGGTGCATCACAGAAGAAGGCATCCGGAAGGGCAATATTGTAATGTTTTCCATTGTAATGCAAACCCTCATTAGATATTACCTTCAGGTCCTGAATGAAATCCTTTAAGTAATCCTCAACAGAATTTGGCTTTGTTGGGCCTGCATACAGgccaataataataacattagaTTTTGGAAGTTctttgatcttagccaaaataGGCCATAACTCCATTTTGGAGCTTCTGAAGAGCGGTAATTCATCAATATTAACACAGAGAGTTAGAGTGTCTGTTGAAGGATATGATTCATGAGACAGCTGTGAAATAATTGCATTTGACACTCCAAAATGATAGTAGCTACCATCTCCAATTTCTTTGACCTCACAGGTTTTTAAGGTTGACAAAACAGTCCTTGGATCTCTGGGTAAATCCAGGCCGCGCTGCACTAAAATATACAATAGTTCCGACAATGCACTGtgtgaaatattgtgatttgGGGCCCAATCAGCCAATTTCTTTTTCAGTTCATCACAAGGATTAGTTCCCTCAGTCGTAGCATTCAAATTTAATTCTTTACTGCTATCACTTGGGAACATCTCAGAATCTGATTCCTGGCCACTTTCATTGTAAACAGTCTGGGCCTGAGAATCCAACTCTTCATTATGAATCTGGCTGTCCATTTCAGCGACACAGTCCAGATTTGAAGACACTTTGTTTTTGGCGCGCAGGTCTTCCAACATCTGCAAGTGCTCTGCAACTTTGGCTTTAATGCGTCTCCGTTTGGTTCGAGAACTACCATAGTAATCCATTTTTCTGATCTGTAACAGACAAAGATTTTGACACTTACACATATGCATGTGCCTGAATACTTTGCAAATACTTTGCACTTTGACGCTGAACGAATAAAAACTGAGGAAGTATTCTGACTGTCTCTAAAAGAAAGTGAGTGGGAGTTTATCTATGTAATACGATAACTCCATTTTGCAGGCTTCGTTGTCTATGCAGAGAGACATGTAGACTCTATTTGGCTCTGTTACTATACCTCCAGATGTAACAAAGAACTCCTCAAAACCTCTCCCctaatgtcatcaaaatatgtCCATGTGTTCATTTACCTTTCTGGAACTTTTGGAACTTGTTGACAATCTGGTTACTGGTGATGCCCCAAAATCAGATGCTCAGAGACCTGCAAAAATATACAGCACAAAGCATCAGTGCAGGCAACAAGAAATCCATACTAAAAACACTTGCTTGTCTGGTGTATCTTTAATGGCCAAAATAATAAATTTCCATTTACATACATGCAtatatgcatacatacatacatacaagatCATGCCCCTCTTATATCCAAGAGATAATAAGGTATTATGTTTAATATACACTTGATGGCCAAAGCAAAATTTGaatcagatttatttaaatacaTCAGCCAGTGGTTGACTAATGCATTGAATTTAAAGTTGAATTGAAATTTAAATCCAGAATGCAACTCAATAAGTATTGGTCTCTAAATTCTGCTGAATGTGTGAATGACAATTTACTTGTGGTAGAAGTGGGTGGCACACTTGTGCACAATTAGTACCTTATGACCTTAGGTCAGTCTTAGGCCCTGGTGCACAGTTATCTTTGATAATCagaacacaagtggacagctctaagtACTTGTGTGCATCATCAATCCACACTGAGATCTGATCACTCAAACCACATTTGGTTGTTATGTGAGCCACATGTAACCACATTCAGTGTGTACACAAATGTGAGTCAGACCACACTGAAGGATCTCTGACTGTATAAGTGGAAATATGTATATGATCATGTTTCAAAGATTCACCGATTACAATTCCCACTAAAATCATCACGTTTCCATCTCTCATACACACCTCATCCACTGACTTGTGTTCTGTTaattctgacagacagctgtaTACTCTCCATTTTAAGACTCACATTAGCTTGCTCAAAAGGTATACTGGACAATCACTTTCACAGGCCATTAGATATGTAAACACCCGCTAAAGTAGTCAGTCACCATATTAAAGGAATGCTCATGCCTGTCAAACGCTGTTCTATCACATGGTAATGTGCATTTCATTATAGTCTCAGCTTGCGGGGTGGGGCAGGGGGAGACAATGACAAACAACCATAAGCCAAAATGTTATGTATTTACTGGCAATGCTTTCAGATTCAACATGTTTTGTACCCCATGGTCAGAAAGTCTACATGAGAGGCAGACCCGGCTGCAGAAACAAACTgatttgacagaaaaaaattaaatatgttCAGGGGGCACGCATATTTTTCAACATAGGCTTTAAACTGACTTTTCCACTGGTTGTGCTGCAGCACCAGCACATCTTTTGCTCATACTTTTTATAAACAGACTGCAGCCTACGATGCACACTCTGAGGCGTTCTCCTCTTTAATTatgttaaacaaaaatgtaaaattatgtCACTAGATTTTGATAAAAGATACAATCACATTCATGACGGTTGTTAAAACAGATTAATGTAAAAACCGGCTCTGAATCATGAGAAAgttacaaagagacagagacacagagcatCACTGTAACCATAGTAACCCATAgaaactcactcacacacagatctgTCTGTGTGGTCACTTCTGGAGAGAGGCAGCAGAATATATGACAATAACAGATCTATGGATATTTCTCACTTTACCTCAATGCACTATTGAATTCACTGTTTCTCTGTCCAGGCGCTGTCTCATAACGCAGTGACCTTAAACTCATCACGGAGCATCTCAGCTCGACTCAAACCGGGCTTAAGTTTATTTTTAGCTCCGCTAACCAAAGTTGCAAAGTTGCAAGTTTTAACTAGTATCGTCGTGAATCCTAACAGGTCCGGTCCAATGTTATAGGTATAGAGGAATCTGGCCATCTTATTTTAACTTCATAACATGTTTAGAGCTGTTACAGGCTACTTTGCTAACACTACACACACAACGTAACACACCGCTAATACCACAACCACACGTAGAGTGAGCTCAGTGCGTCTGTGTCTACACACCTGCTCTCTGATCACAGCGCAGGGATCAGAGACCAAcaaacattaacgttagctgCAAGTTATGGTGCGTTCCAGGCAGGCTTTTGAACTCGTAAGTCACGACTTCAAGTCACGAGTTACGACTTTGTAGCGTTCCAGGAAAGTTACGGCAAACTGccagttacttcctgtttaacgtTGAACATGGCGAACCGTATGTTTGTGCTTCCCCAATATTTCTATCGTCAAAGGTGCCTGCTCCTTGCTCATTTGAGCAAAACGGAGGAGGAAGACAGCGCACaaggtcacagatgctattatactttttattttacgttatctgtgtgtttggaaacgtattttgtattgattattcttgcactggaaaccagctgttagagcggctgccaataatgcgttaacattagggttattttatgtctatttctcaccatgtatcacctgcatcaacaccgcatccatagggctgccattgttatttagaggagtaaggtaattggtttagagggctgtgtgacgtcagaaagcgtaactgggagtacgtcgatctggtacgagttcacgggtgggaagttacgggtttgactgccgttccagtgcactttcacgggttacaggttgtgaaaacacgagttacgggttgcctggaacgcaccaATACTTGCAGAAAAAGAAACGTCAGAAACTCCTGACataaaaaattcattcattcattcattcgttttcagtatctaacgttacctggaGGTGCACCTAGCCTGTCGTGATACGTCATGATAAGCATGTTTATTCCCTCCAAAGTTTTGTAAACTACATTCTGTACACATAAAACAATCTGTGAAAACCCACTCATACTGTGGGTTCTATTTGcacataaacatttgtttatgtCTTACCTTAATTAATCCAGATAGCGATAGAGGAGACAAGAGGAGGAGCAAACTGAGCGCCAAATGCCAAATGGCTGCAGACTGGAGCccctcgtctcatgacctctcgtgTCATGACTTGGGCGTGTACAACAGCAAGTCTACAGGGTCAAAAATGCAAATTCGCGATTTCTTGACACTCTTACCACCAATAAATCAAAccgagaggagaagaagaagaagaagaagaagatggcaGTGGCGTTACAGGTAAATTCCCAAAGAGaccagtttttttttactatccatttaaaaaaataaaacggtTAAACTCTTAACTTTACAATTTTAACCATCCGGATAGTTTGTAACGTTGCATTTTAAACGTAAGATGATACTACGTGTCCCTTGGGTTAACACATACATCTTTGTTTGAAGAAACGTTAGCGtttatcgttttttttttttttttttagctaataCCTAACGTTATGTACTCTGTACAAAACTGCGCTCAGTGCAACTGCACATTTAAGAGCTGCATGCCAGGTATTCACACTGTGCTTTTAACAGAATTCAAATGTTCAAATGTTACTAGGTAAAATGACTTTGTGtctgcaacaaaaaacaaatcttaacACCATGCACATGaatatgcttttgttttgttattgctaTACCCACAGGTTATGTTGGACGTGGGAAGTTGGGAGAGCTCCGGGGGATTCATTCTGAGGATCCCCACCTTGGATTATGCAGCCATTTCTGCCAGCTGCAGTCTGGATGTTTTgactaaagaaataaaaaaagttgcATTCTTTAAAAGACtccttttatttatatattttatatatgtattatatattCCTTTCACACATCACAGGGAAATTGTTACAAGTGCTTATCCTGTAGTGTGAATGtgcgtgcatgtatgtgtgcatatgtgtgtcaACTAACACATGAACAGGACAAGCAGCAGTGCCAGGCAGATATCCACAGAGCCTGCAAGCTgagacacacaataacactgaggcaaggcaaggcaagtttatttgtatagcataTTTCAGACAAAATGCAACTccaagtgctttacataaaaaagaaaataaaatgattttaagaaAGGACAACATGTAAAAGCAACACAAAGCAACAGTACATCGAAGAGGATTCAATACTATgtttaaaacaacttttcaacCAGGATTCCTAAAATACAataggagaggtcatgagacgagaggttccaggctgcagtcatatgcttaacacaggagaggtcatgagatgagaggctccaggctgcagtcatatgtttaacacaggagaggtcatgagacgagaggctccaggctgcagtcatatgcttaacacaggagaggtcatgagacgagaggttccaggctgcagtcatatgctTAAAACAACTTTTCTACCAGGAAAATCTACCAGGATTCCCGAAATACATTACAAAATACAACATTACGTTTAAAACAACTATAGTGTCAGGCGCGAGCTttacaaaatacaatattatGTTTAAAACAACTATAGTGTCAGGCgcgagcttttattctgaaatttaGAAGCTCGGGGCGCGTGGCTTCTTTATCACCAGATGAGAGGTCATGATACGAGAGCCATGAGACGGGAGGCTCCAGGCTGCAGCCATACAGTCTTGGGGACGCCAGGGAATTGATTTTCAAATAGTATATCCATCTGCAGAAAGCCCACTTAAAACTCTTCCATCCATGAAATAATGATATTTGCAACGTGTCTGACAGTTATGGTTAAACTATGACTTGTCGGAAATAATGACATTAAGAGTGAACAAATGAAATCTAACCATCACGAAGTGAATTTGATGTGGGACTACTCTTTGAAGCGGACGGTTACAGTGGGGTGAACCGCAATATGGCAGTGTGGCGGAAAGCGTTACTTTTTCAAAtaacttttcaaaacaaaagtagTAGTATTTATCTAATATACTAGATTATAATACTAGATTATAAAACAAAGTAAACCtagtacatacacacacacaatatatatatatatatatatatatatatatatatacactctAAATACTCTTCACCTGATGTGTCAGGTGAAGAGTATTTAGGCACAGGTGTAGCAGAACAGATCATCATGCATGGGTGACGGGTTTTTACCGCTTGCATGCTTAAATTGCAGTATACAAGTCTTTTCCTGTAAAATAGAGGCTGATGGTGCTGTTCATACGTTGCGCAAGTGCGTCTGCAAGCCTTTTGTTTACTGGAAGCGCTATGTAAAAGCACACACTGAGGCAACACTTCAGCCTTGGTTGGTTCTGTGTAAATCGACAAAGGGTTATAGGTAGACTTTCTTTACATAAATGTCATGCAAATTTTGTGTAAAGGGGGCTTTGTATTCGTTATGGACTTCAATTGTGGTTATATTCCCTATAGGGCCCATGCGGTCAGCCCACATGGGCTCCCCACATGGCACCCATGTAACTGAAACCATATGGGTCCCCCATAGTG belongs to Epinephelus lanceolatus isolate andai-2023 chromosome 24, ASM4190304v1, whole genome shotgun sequence and includes:
- the LOC117270061 gene encoding uncharacterized protein LOC117270061 codes for the protein MALFSVVEFRDEESREGKTLVDIIPSCWFTDEDKTDCFWPSGLSLNITKAVKQQLQPDASWTTYSVRVIGNADTYGDARCKFARAEVTSDLQTDNDVPKKRQRKEMPPKKAQALSSSEEEADSCDEDELPPSPPLEFGSHSAVGYKPSIASRVSGSSAALSVRSPSMTPSVRSPSMTPSVRRPSTPPSVRSPSATLSVRSPSVTPSVGSPSATPSTSSSSSVSSHSDIEGAMFVKLVTLLEEVKDTQKVHSKMLNTLMKQKAAVPVLEPPEGAVFSLTTNQDVQAMNEKLCDSEFMSGVIAMVGEIGGSSLDDATRRMMAFLMSHELALQYSLFGRHGKNNFRELRLFDVVYGALKRNTLTQGITQKEAEKALSKWFTGAVTEAETGR